ACCGGGGATGGAAATCTCCAGCCGCCGCTTAAAGAACGCAAACTTCTGCTGAATAGTGGCCAAAAGGCGCGATGACTCTGCTCCATCTTGCTGCTGGCCTTCAGGGGCTGTCGCATGCGGGGCGGGGTAGTAGACCTCGTAACGGTCAAGGGCAAGATCGGTCGGATCGGTAATAACGAATACCGGAGTGCCGTCTGGCTCGGAAACTGTCAGGCGACGAGAGCCCATAAACATGCGGCTCAGCGTGCCACCAGTAGTTTCAATCTTGCCGATGCAATTGCCCTCGGTATCCAGGATGTCGAAATCATCCGCCATGAAGTTTCGAATCTGCTGGATAACGATGCTGTTGTGCGAGAGCAATCCCTGATAGCGCCCTTGCTGTGGCGGAAGCTGTGCAGCCGCGGCAGGCTGTTCGGCCGCGGAAGGCTGTTCCGGCGTGGAAGGCTGCTGCTCGGAAACATCTTCCTCATTGTGCTGTGGAATCTGATCCCACAGCGACTTTGGGTTATCCCAATATGAACTCATGGCAACAGCCGTCCTTTGGTGATGCTAAAAGCCGAGTGGCTTAGAAGTTCTCCACGAGAGCCTTGTTGAAAGCCTCGAGGTCAGCTGGGGTGCGGGAGGAAATCAGGTTGCCGTCAACGACAACTTCCTCATCGACCCAGTTGGCACCAGCGTTAATAAGGTCAGTCTTGACGCTGATGTAGGAGGTAATAGTGCGGCCCTTAAGCACATCCGCATCGGTGAGAATCCAACCGCCGTGGCAAATCACGCCGATTGGCTTGTCGGCTGCGGCGAATGCCTTTACCAGGGCTACGGCATCCTTATCGATGCGAATCTGGTCTGCATTTACGGTGCCGCCAGGCAGAATCAGGGCATCATAATCATCAGCAGAAACGCTGCTGGTGAGCTTATCGACATCCACCTTCGTGCCATTCTTGCCCTCAATGGAGCCATCTTCGGTGGAGATAACGTGCACGGTCGCACCGGCATCCTTCACGGCTCCCGCCGGGCTCGTCAGCTCGGAGTCCTCGAATCCGTTAGTGGCCAAAACTGCAATGTTCTTATTCGTTAGGTCAGTCATAGCCCCGAGGGTAACGACGTGGTCGCGTTTATGCATCCGCCCGAGTATTGTTTTGCTTGCAATATTGAAAATTACTTTAACGGAGGGCGGAAAATGCCTCATTATGAAGTTCTTCAGGTGGTTCTGAAGGAAAAGTTCATCGGTACCGGCTCGGCTAATCTGACAGAGCTTGAGAGGGTAATCAACGACAAGGCTTCGCAGGGGTTCCGGTTGCACACGATTACTACTGCCTCTTCGGGCAGTAAGGGACTGATGGGCGGGGACCGTATCCAGGCGACCATGATTTTTGAGAGTCTTACCTAGTTGCGTAAGTAATCTCCGCCATTGTGAAAAATAGCTTGCGCTCATACCCGCGCAGGCGATATTCTGAAGTCCCGTGGTTACGAAATACATCATCGTTACAGGAGGCGTTGCCTCCTCCCTCGGCAAAGGCTTAACCGCGGCTTCGCTCGGCCGCCTGCTTACCTCGCGTGGTCTCAAAGTGACTATGCAAAAGCTCGATCCCTACCTCAATGTGGATCCGGGCACCATGAACCCCTTCCAGCACGGCGAGGTCTTCGTCACCGAAGACGGCGCGGAAACCGATCTGGACCTGGGGCATTACGAGCGTTTCCTCGACCGCAACCTCTCCGCCGGCGGCAACGTCACCACCGGCAAGGTCTATTCCTCGGTTATCGCCAAGGAGCGCCGCGGTGAATTCCTCGGCCAGACCGTCCAGGTCATCCCGCACATCACCGACGAGATCAAATCTCGCATCGTCGCTATGGGGAACGCGGACGCAAACGGCGAAAAACCCGACGTGGTCATCACCGAAATTGGCGGCACCGTCGGCGATATTGAATCGCAGCCCTTCCTGGAAGCTGCGCGGCAAGTGCGTCACGACGTCGGCCGCGAAAACGTCTTCTACCTCCACGTGTCACTGGTTCCATACCTCGGCCCCTCCAAGGAACTGAAGACCAAGCCCACCCAGCACTCAGTAGCTGAACTTCGCTCGATTGGCCTGGTTCCCGATGCTGTCGTTTTGCGATGCGACCGCGACGTTCCCGATTCCCTCAAAAACAAGATTGCGCTGATGTGTGACATCGACCGCGAGGGCGTGGTGTCCTGCCCAGATGCGCCGAGCATCTACGACATCCCGAAGGTCCTCTACGACGAGCACCTGGACACCTTCATCATTCGCCGCCTCAACCTGCCGTTCCGCGACATGGATTGGGCCGTGTGGGGAGACCTGCTCGAGCGAGTTCACAACCCAAAGAGCGAGGTCACGGTGGCGCTCGTCGGCAAGTACATCGACCTGCCGGACGCCTACCTGTCCGTCGCAGAAGCCGTGCGCGCAGCCGGTTTCGCCCACCGCGTGAAGGCGAACATCCGCTGGGTCGCCTCCGACGACTGCGAAACCCCCGAGGGGCTGAAAGAAAACATGGCCGGCGTTGACGCGATTGTCATCCCCGGTGGCTTCGGCGGGCGTGGGATTGAAGGCAAAATCGCTACCATCCGCTACGCCAAGGAAACCGGCATGCCACTTTTGGGAATCTGCCTGGGTATGCAGTGTGTTGTCATCGAGGCGGCACGCACCGCGGGTGTCGAAGGCGCGTCCTCGACCGAGTTCGACGAAAACGCGGCCGAGCCGGTCATCGCCACGATGGAGGAGCAGCTCCAGGCCGTCTCTGGCGAGGCTGACTTGGGCGGATCCATGCGCCTGGGTTCCTACCCGGCGAAGCTCGCTGAAGACTCCGTCGTCGCGCGTCTCTACGGCAGCACCGAGGTCACCGAGCGTCACCGCCACCGCTACGAGGTCAACAACGCATACCGTGCCCAGCTCGAAGAAGCAGGCCTGGTCATCTCGGGCACCTCGCCGGACGGCAAGCTCGTCGAATTCGTCGAGTACCCCACAGACGTGCACCCATACCTCGTGGCCACGCAGGCGCACCCGGAGCTGAAGTCGCGCCCCACCAACGCTCATCCGCTTTTCGACGGCCTCATCGCCGCAGCCCTCAAGCGCAACTAGCCTTGGCTCCGCGAGGGTGAATCCGGCCTACCTATTAGAGTGAAACTCATGGCGCACCAATTTGACGTTGTTGAATCCGAGATTGTTCTCGAGGCACCTATTCTCGCGATCCGCCGCGACCAGGTGCGAATGCCGGGTGGGAATGTGTCCGCTCGTGAGATTGTGGAGCATTTCGGCGCTGTCGCGGTCGTTGTCGCAGATGAGAATAACCGCCTCTACCTGCTCAATCAGTGGCGGCAGGCGGCAGGGGAGCGTCTGGTGGAATTGCCGGCCGGGCTCCTCGACGTCGCAGACGAAGACCCGCTGGAGGCCGCCAAGCGTGAGCTAGTGGAGGAAGCCGGGCTGGAGGCCGAGTCCTGGTCCCTGCTTACCGATATGTTCAGCTCGCCCGGCTTCGCAGAGGAAGCGGTCCGGATCTACTTGGCTAGGGGTCTCCGTGCCGTCGATAAGCCGGAAGCCCACGATGAGGAAGCGGACATGACTGCGTCGTGGATTGACGTCGAGGAAGCGGTGGCGATGGCGCTGCGCGGAGAGATCCTCAACGGCATCGCACTGTCCGGCATTCTGCTGGCGGCGGAGGTGCTGCTGAGGGGTGCGACGCCGCGCTCGGTCGCGGAGCCGTTCGGCATTCGGCCGACGGCACTGGCGAAACGCCGGACGGAGCAGCTCGGCACCGGAGCGGACCTGAAACGCATCCGATGAGTTCAATTGATCCGCTTGTCGACGCCTTCGTGACCTACCTCGCGGTGGAAAAGGGGTTGTCGGCGAATACACTCGCCAGTTATAAGCGCGACTTGGAGAAGTACCGCACCTACCTGCGGGAGATTGGGCGCACGGAATTGGCGCAGGTCACCGAGCAGGACGTAACAGAGTTCCTGGCGTATCTGGCGCGGGGAGATAAGTCGGCCGGCAGGCCAGCGTTGGCCCCGACCTCGGTGACGCGGTCGCTGTCGGCCGTGCGGAGCTTCCACAGGTTTGCGGTGGGTGAGGGTGCGTTGGAGGTGGATGTCGCCAAGCGGGTGGCGCCGCCGAAGCAGCCCTCGCGGTATCCGAAGGCACTCAGCATTGAGGAGGTCACCCGGCTTATCGAGTCCATTCCCGACGACGACACCGCAGACGTGACCGACCTGCGCAACCGTGCACTGGTGGAGTTTTTGTACTCGACTGGTGCGCGAGTGTCAGAAGTCACCGGCCTGGATATCGATGACGTGGACCGCGAAACCAACCTCGTGTTACTGCATGGCAAGGGCGGCAAGGAGCGCATTGTGCCAGTGGGCTCGCCGGCCATGGCGGCGCTCGATGCGTGGCTGACACGCGGGCGGCCGAGCTGGGTGCGGGCAAACTCCGGGCCGGCGCTGTTTATCAACTCGCTGGGACGCAGGCTGTCTCGGCAGTCGGCCGGAAATACGCTGGCGGAGTTGGGTGAGCGCGCCGGGCTGAGCGTGAAAATTTCCCCGCACACCCTGCGCCACAGTTTCGGCACGCACCTCATTGAAGGCGGTGCCGATGTGCGAGTGGTCCAAGAGCTATTGGGACACGCCTCCGTGACGACAACCCAGATTTACACCATGATTACCGCGGAGAATATGCGACGAGTCTGGGCGGGGGCTCACCCACGGGCTGAATACTCGCGGTAATATGCGGCGGTAGTATGTAGCGCTACTACGCGGCGGTAATATATGGCGGTATTACGTGGCGCAGTAGAATTGATGAGAAATCTTCAAGGAAGAGGGATTGACTGTGGCTGAAGAAGGGTTGTTTGAGGCCGATCGAGTTGAACTCGGTCTCACCGGTCGTCCGGTGCGCGAGCTACCGGAACCCGCACCCCTGACCAGTCACGGCCCCGCGGTCATCCTGGCAATGTGTAACCAGAAGGGCGGCGTGGGTAAGACCACCTCGACCATCAACCTGGGCGCAGCACTGGCGGAGTTCGGCCGTAAAGTCCTGCTCGTTGACTTGGACCCGCAAGGGGCACTATCCGCCGGTCTTGGTGTCCCTCATGAGGAACTCGACCTGACTGTCTACAACCTCATCGTCGACGACACCACCGACGTCCGTGATGCCATCCACCACACCAAGGTTTCCGGCCTGGATCTCGTCCCGGCCAACATCGACCTGTCGGCGGCGGAGATTCAGCTTGTCAACGAAGTCGGTCGCGAACAGGCCTTGGGGCGCGCGCTGCGCCCAGTGATGAATGACTACGACTTCATCATCATTGACTGCCAGCCGTCGCTAGGCCTGCTGACCGTCAATGCGCTGACCATCGCCGAGGGCGTCATCATCCCAATGGTGGCCGAATACTTCTCGCTGCGCGGCCTGGCACTGCTCACCGACACGGTGGCCAAGGTTCGCGACCGCCTGAACTTCAACCTGGAAGTCTCCGGCATTCTGGTCACCATGTTCGACCGCCGCACGCGCCACGCCAAGGAAGTCATGGAACGCCTCATCGAGGTTTTCGGTGACAAGGTCTTTGACACGGTCATCACCCGAACCGTCCGCTTTCCGGAAACCTCCGTCGCCGGTGAGCCCATCACCACCTGGGCGCCAAACACCCCAGCCGCGGCACAGTACCGCAACCTGGCCCGCGAGGTCATCGAGCGCAAAGGCCGCAAATAATAGGTGACTTCCCCGGATAGTTACACTCCCGAACCGTCGTCAAGCGAGGGCGTGCAGGAAGAAATCACCGGCTTCCGCGTCGCGCTCGCGAACTTCAACGGGCCCTTTGACCTGCTGTTGCAGCTGATTAGCAGCAAAAAGATGGACGTCACCGAAGTCGCGCTGGCGGCGGTCACAGACGAGTTCATCGCATACACGCGCAGCCTCGACGCAGTCAGTGACCTCGACGAAATCACCGAATTCCTCGTCGTGGCAGCGACGCTGCTCGACCTCAAAACCGCACGGCTCCTACCGCGTGGCGACGTCGACAGCGAAGAAGACCTCGAACTGCTAGAAGCGCGCGACCTGCTGTTCGCCCGACTGCTGCAGTACCAGGCGTATGGCAAGGTGGCCGACCAATTCGAGGAGTGGCAGAAGACTGCGCCGCGGCGCTATCCGCGGGCCGTGGGGCCGGACAAGCAGTTCGAGGAGTTGCTGCCGCCCGTGCGCCTGGGCATGACGCTCGGGGAGTTTGCCGAGTTTGCGGCCGTCGTAATGCGGCCAAAGCCACCGGAGGAAGTCGGTGTCGGCCACATCCACGGCGTGCCGGTGTCCGTGCCAGAGCAGGCGGGCAAGATTCTGGACTCGCTGCGGCTGGCAGGCGAGGGGACCTGGCTGACTTTTACGCAGCTGACATCGGAGTGCCGCGTGTCCATGGAGGTCGTCGGGCGGTTCCTGGCACTGCTG
The nucleotide sequence above comes from Corynebacterium amycolatum. Encoded proteins:
- a CDS encoding DUF4177 domain-containing protein, giving the protein MPHYEVLQVVLKEKFIGTGSANLTELERVINDKASQGFRLHTITTASSGSKGLMGGDRIQATMIFESLT
- a CDS encoding CTP synthase; the encoded protein is MVTKYIIVTGGVASSLGKGLTAASLGRLLTSRGLKVTMQKLDPYLNVDPGTMNPFQHGEVFVTEDGAETDLDLGHYERFLDRNLSAGGNVTTGKVYSSVIAKERRGEFLGQTVQVIPHITDEIKSRIVAMGNADANGEKPDVVITEIGGTVGDIESQPFLEAARQVRHDVGRENVFYLHVSLVPYLGPSKELKTKPTQHSVAELRSIGLVPDAVVLRCDRDVPDSLKNKIALMCDIDREGVVSCPDAPSIYDIPKVLYDEHLDTFIIRRLNLPFRDMDWAVWGDLLERVHNPKSEVTVALVGKYIDLPDAYLSVAEAVRAAGFAHRVKANIRWVASDDCETPEGLKENMAGVDAIVIPGGFGGRGIEGKIATIRYAKETGMPLLGICLGMQCVVIEAARTAGVEGASSTEFDENAAEPVIATMEEQLQAVSGEADLGGSMRLGSYPAKLAEDSVVARLYGSTEVTERHRHRYEVNNAYRAQLEEAGLVISGTSPDGKLVEFVEYPTDVHPYLVATQAHPELKSRPTNAHPLFDGLIAAALKRN
- a CDS encoding site-specific tyrosine recombinase XerD, which translates into the protein MSSIDPLVDAFVTYLAVEKGLSANTLASYKRDLEKYRTYLREIGRTELAQVTEQDVTEFLAYLARGDKSAGRPALAPTSVTRSLSAVRSFHRFAVGEGALEVDVAKRVAPPKQPSRYPKALSIEEVTRLIESIPDDDTADVTDLRNRALVEFLYSTGARVSEVTGLDIDDVDRETNLVLLHGKGGKERIVPVGSPAMAALDAWLTRGRPSWVRANSGPALFINSLGRRLSRQSAGNTLAELGERAGLSVKISPHTLRHSFGTHLIEGGADVRVVQELLGHASVTTTQIYTMITAENMRRVWAGAHPRAEYSR
- a CDS encoding LURP-one-related/scramblase family protein, yielding MSSYWDNPKSLWDQIPQHNEEDVSEQQPSTPEQPSAAEQPAAAAQLPPQQGRYQGLLSHNSIVIQQIRNFMADDFDILDTEGNCIGKIETTGGTLSRMFMGSRRLTVSEPDGTPVFVITDPTDLALDRYEVYYPAPHATAPEGQQQDGAESSRLLATIQQKFAFFKRRLEISIPGFANCEVDGDVWHYDATFMINDVRVAQMSRKWSGFTNFLSGNERYMLQLKDDLPPQLRASIIGAAIALDLMAKKAQSD
- a CDS encoding NUDIX domain-containing protein, giving the protein MAHQFDVVESEIVLEAPILAIRRDQVRMPGGNVSAREIVEHFGAVAVVVADENNRLYLLNQWRQAAGERLVELPAGLLDVADEDPLEAAKRELVEEAGLEAESWSLLTDMFSSPGFAEEAVRIYLARGLRAVDKPEAHDEEADMTASWIDVEEAVAMALRGEILNGIALSGILLAAEVLLRGATPRSVAEPFGIRPTALAKRRTEQLGTGADLKRIR
- a CDS encoding ParA family protein; protein product: MAEEGLFEADRVELGLTGRPVRELPEPAPLTSHGPAVILAMCNQKGGVGKTTSTINLGAALAEFGRKVLLVDLDPQGALSAGLGVPHEELDLTVYNLIVDDTTDVRDAIHHTKVSGLDLVPANIDLSAAEIQLVNEVGREQALGRALRPVMNDYDFIIIDCQPSLGLLTVNALTIAEGVIIPMVAEYFSLRGLALLTDTVAKVRDRLNFNLEVSGILVTMFDRRTRHAKEVMERLIEVFGDKVFDTVITRTVRFPETSVAGEPITTWAPNTPAAAQYRNLAREVIERKGRK
- a CDS encoding type 1 glutamine amidotransferase domain-containing protein; the encoded protein is MTDLTNKNIAVLATNGFEDSELTSPAGAVKDAGATVHVISTEDGSIEGKNGTKVDVDKLTSSVSADDYDALILPGGTVNADQIRIDKDAVALVKAFAAADKPIGVICHGGWILTDADVLKGRTITSYISVKTDLINAGANWVDEEVVVDGNLISSRTPADLEAFNKALVENF
- a CDS encoding segregation and condensation protein A; translation: MTSPDSYTPEPSSSEGVQEEITGFRVALANFNGPFDLLLQLISSKKMDVTEVALAAVTDEFIAYTRSLDAVSDLDEITEFLVVAATLLDLKTARLLPRGDVDSEEDLELLEARDLLFARLLQYQAYGKVADQFEEWQKTAPRRYPRAVGPDKQFEELLPPVRLGMTLGEFAEFAAVVMRPKPPEEVGVGHIHGVPVSVPEQAGKILDSLRLAGEGTWLTFTQLTSECRVSMEVVGRFLALLELYRAKAIGVEQEEALEEIHVAWTGLDVDPAVVAAANWE